One region of Streptomyces rishiriensis genomic DNA includes:
- a CDS encoding flavin-containing monooxygenase gives MSLCLIGAGLSGLATAHALKSEGLDFVCLEKASDVGGLWRQPGAGERGPGYLSLHLNTNKQLTGYADRPMPAGYPVYPSHSQLAAYLRSFAEWAGLLDHIELETTVESVRRAADGSWTVVSRDAHGTRTTRDFSQVIVASGHNTEPVLPVPAPGSETFKGTILHALDYRDGSDYAGQRVVVVGLGASAVDIAADLSRYAAQTVLSVRRGLHILPKQLFGIPLDDVAEAPWWTTMSLAEQRRFIEQALLVARGRLSDYGLPEPDHPVFASAVTISDEILTRIRHGGVVPKPAIDLVDGGRVVFTDGTSVPADAIVHCTGYRMAHPFLPPDCPIGPQGSVELYKRVVAPGHPGLHFIGLVRPHGSVTRLVEAQARWVARLLVGKATLPEPEVMRKEIDAYLGGVAGQYGRTQGASIQVDVAPYLEELRNE, from the coding sequence GTGAGCCTGTGTCTGATCGGTGCGGGTCTGTCCGGGCTGGCCACGGCACACGCCCTGAAGTCCGAGGGCCTCGACTTCGTCTGCCTCGAGAAGGCGTCGGACGTGGGCGGCCTCTGGCGGCAGCCTGGGGCCGGCGAGCGCGGTCCGGGCTATCTGTCGCTCCACCTCAACACCAACAAGCAGCTCACCGGTTACGCCGACCGTCCGATGCCGGCCGGGTATCCGGTCTACCCCTCCCACAGCCAACTCGCCGCGTATCTGCGCTCCTTCGCCGAGTGGGCCGGCCTGCTCGACCACATCGAGCTGGAGACGACCGTCGAGTCGGTGCGCCGGGCGGCCGACGGGTCCTGGACGGTCGTCAGCCGGGATGCGCACGGTACGCGCACCACGCGGGACTTCAGCCAGGTGATCGTCGCCTCCGGACACAACACCGAGCCGGTCCTTCCTGTCCCCGCACCCGGTTCCGAGACCTTCAAAGGAACGATTCTCCATGCGCTGGACTACCGCGACGGCAGCGACTACGCGGGACAGCGTGTCGTCGTCGTGGGACTCGGGGCCTCGGCGGTGGACATCGCCGCCGACCTCTCCAGATACGCCGCCCAGACCGTCCTCTCGGTACGCCGGGGCCTGCACATCCTGCCCAAGCAGCTCTTCGGCATACCCCTGGACGACGTCGCCGAGGCTCCCTGGTGGACGACCATGTCCCTGGCGGAGCAGCGCCGGTTCATCGAGCAGGCCCTGCTCGTCGCACGCGGCAGGCTCTCGGACTACGGCCTGCCCGAGCCGGACCACCCGGTCTTCGCCTCGGCCGTGACGATCTCCGACGAGATCCTCACCCGCATACGCCACGGCGGGGTCGTCCCCAAGCCCGCGATCGACCTCGTCGACGGCGGCCGGGTCGTGTTCACCGACGGCACCTCCGTGCCCGCCGACGCGATCGTCCACTGCACCGGCTACCGCATGGCCCATCCCTTCCTGCCACCGGACTGCCCGATCGGTCCGCAGGGCTCGGTCGAGCTGTACAAGCGGGTCGTCGCGCCCGGCCACCCCGGGCTGCACTTCATCGGCCTGGTGCGCCCGCACGGTTCCGTCACCCGGCTCGTGGAGGCCCAGGCCCGCTGGGTCGCCCGGCTCCTCGTCGGCAAGGCGACGCTGCCGGAGCCGGAGGTCATGCGCAAGGAGATCGACGCGTACCTGGGGGGCGTCGCGGGCCAGTACGGCCGGACCCAGGGCGCGTCGATCCAGGTCGATGTGGCGCCCTACCTGGAGGAACTGCGCAACGAGTGA
- a CDS encoding nucleotidyltransferase domain-containing protein, producing MTVTNILLSGIVGSTAYGLAREGSDVDRLGMFAAPTEDLHGLHRPTESHVSTAPDRTLHEAAKWCRLALGGNPTVMELVWLPDELYEVRSPLGDELIALRGTLLSARRVRDAYLGYATQQFRRLRNRSEGPLAADTRKRTAKHARHLKRLCTQGYELYATGRLTIRVDDPESYHAFGERVAADPEAALPLLRGFEEAFAATRSALPEQPDETAADAWLRRVRRQFYPAEQAAPA from the coding sequence GTGACCGTCACCAACATCCTGCTGTCGGGAATCGTCGGCTCGACCGCCTACGGGCTCGCCCGCGAAGGCTCCGACGTGGACCGTCTCGGCATGTTCGCCGCCCCCACCGAGGATCTGCACGGCCTGCACCGGCCGACGGAGTCGCACGTCAGCACGGCGCCCGACCGGACCCTGCACGAGGCCGCGAAGTGGTGCCGGCTCGCCCTGGGCGGCAACCCGACGGTGATGGAACTCGTCTGGCTGCCTGACGAGTTGTACGAGGTGCGGTCCCCGCTCGGCGACGAACTCATAGCCCTGCGCGGGACGTTGCTCAGCGCCCGCCGGGTCCGGGACGCCTATCTCGGCTACGCCACGCAGCAGTTCCGCAGACTGCGGAACCGCAGCGAAGGGCCCCTCGCCGCGGACACCCGCAAGCGGACCGCCAAGCACGCGCGTCACCTCAAGCGGCTGTGCACCCAGGGTTACGAGCTGTACGCCACAGGGCGGTTGACGATCCGTGTCGACGACCCCGAGAGCTACCACGCGTTCGGTGAACGGGTCGCCGCCGATCCCGAAGCCGCCCTGCCGCTGCTGCGCGGCTTCGAGGAGGCGTTCGCCGCGACGCGCAGCGCGCTGCCCGAACAGCCCGACGAAACGGCCGCCGACGCGTGGCTGCGGCGGGTGCGCAGGCAGTTCTACCCGGCGGAGCAGGCCGCTCCCGCGTGA
- a CDS encoding coagulation factor 5/8 type domain-containing protein, with the protein MPHTPSSETPAVRRRAVLAAATAAAVPAVAGLTAAPASASSRGKRLRALPGGGDLGPNVLVFDPSTPDIQSRLDAVFRQQEAAQFGTGRYALLFRPGTYHGLNAQLGFYTSIAGLGLSPDDTTINGDVTVDAGWFGGNATQNFWRSAENLALVPVSGTNRWAVAQAAPFRRMHIRGGLNLAPSGYGWASGGYIADSRVDGEIGPYSQQQWYTRDSAIGSWLNGVWNMVFSGVEGAPAQSFPDPPYTTLHTTPVSREKPFLYVDGAGAFRVFLPARRTDARGVTWGNGTPRGSSLPLSRFYVAKPGVSAATLNQALAQGLNLLLTPGIYHLDRPIQVNRADTVVLGLGYATLIPDNGVTALKVADVDGVRLAGFLVDAGPVNSPVLLEVGPAGASRDHSANPTTVQDVFVRIGGAGAGKATTSMVINNRHTIVDHTWVWRADHGEGVGWETNRADYGVVVNGHDVLATGLFVEHFNKYDVLWNGQRGRTIFFQNEKAYDAPNQAAIQNGSVKGYAAYKVGAHVTAHEGWGLGSYCYYNVDPTIVQHHGFAAPNVPGVKFHDLLVVSLGGQGQYEHVINDLGAPTSGTSTVPSTVVSYP; encoded by the coding sequence ATGCCCCACACTCCGTCGTCGGAGACGCCCGCCGTGCGCCGCAGAGCAGTCCTCGCCGCAGCCACCGCCGCGGCAGTTCCCGCCGTCGCCGGACTCACCGCCGCCCCGGCCTCCGCCTCCTCGCGTGGAAAGCGTTTGCGCGCTCTTCCCGGCGGTGGCGACCTCGGCCCGAACGTCCTTGTCTTCGACCCGTCCACCCCGGACATCCAGTCCCGGCTGGACGCGGTGTTCCGGCAACAGGAAGCGGCCCAGTTCGGCACCGGACGCTACGCGTTGCTGTTCCGGCCCGGCACCTACCACGGCCTCAACGCCCAACTCGGCTTCTACACCTCGATCGCCGGCCTCGGCCTCTCCCCCGACGACACGACCATCAACGGGGACGTGACCGTCGACGCGGGCTGGTTCGGCGGCAACGCCACGCAGAACTTCTGGCGTTCGGCGGAGAACCTCGCGCTCGTCCCGGTCAGCGGCACCAACCGATGGGCGGTCGCCCAGGCGGCGCCGTTCCGCCGGATGCACATACGCGGCGGCCTCAACCTGGCCCCGTCCGGCTACGGCTGGGCCAGCGGCGGCTACATCGCCGACAGCCGTGTGGACGGCGAGATCGGCCCGTACTCGCAACAGCAGTGGTACACCCGGGACAGCGCGATCGGCAGCTGGCTCAACGGCGTGTGGAACATGGTGTTCTCGGGTGTGGAGGGCGCACCCGCCCAGAGCTTCCCCGACCCTCCGTACACCACGCTGCACACGACCCCGGTCTCACGGGAGAAGCCGTTCCTGTACGTCGACGGCGCCGGCGCCTTCCGGGTCTTCCTGCCCGCCAGACGCACCGACGCGCGTGGGGTCACCTGGGGCAACGGCACGCCCCGCGGCAGCTCGCTGCCCCTGTCGCGGTTCTACGTCGCGAAGCCGGGCGTCTCCGCCGCCACGCTCAACCAGGCGCTCGCGCAGGGCCTGAACCTGCTGCTGACGCCGGGCATCTACCACCTCGACCGGCCGATCCAGGTGAACCGCGCCGACACCGTCGTGCTGGGCCTGGGCTACGCCACCCTGATCCCGGACAACGGCGTCACCGCGCTGAAGGTGGCCGACGTCGACGGAGTCCGGCTGGCGGGCTTCCTCGTGGACGCCGGACCGGTCAACTCCCCGGTCCTGCTGGAGGTCGGTCCGGCCGGCGCGTCGCGCGACCACTCCGCCAACCCCACCACCGTCCAGGACGTGTTCGTCCGGATCGGCGGGGCGGGCGCCGGAAAGGCCACCACCAGCATGGTGATCAACAACCGGCACACGATCGTCGACCACACCTGGGTCTGGCGCGCCGACCACGGCGAGGGCGTCGGCTGGGAGACCAACCGGGCCGACTACGGCGTCGTCGTCAACGGCCACGACGTACTGGCCACCGGGCTGTTCGTGGAGCACTTCAACAAGTACGACGTGTTGTGGAACGGCCAGCGCGGTCGCACGATCTTCTTCCAGAACGAGAAGGCGTACGACGCGCCGAACCAGGCGGCGATCCAGAACGGCTCGGTGAAGGGTTACGCCGCCTACAAGGTCGGCGCCCACGTCACCGCGCACGAGGGCTGGGGTCTGGGCAGCTACTGCTACTACAACGTCGACCCGACGATCGTCCAGCACCACGGCTTCGCCGCCCCCAACGTTCCGGGTGTGAAGTTCCACGACCTGCTGGTGGTCTCCCTGGGCGGCCAAGGCCAGTACGAGCACGTCATCAACGACCTCGGGGCGCCGACTTCCGGCACCTCGACGGTGCCGTCGACCGTGGTGTCGTATCCCTGA
- a CDS encoding ABC transporter substrate-binding protein, whose amino-acid sequence MRTIRAAATGAVVMSLALAATACGGGTSTDGEGSNKSPKTLTYWASNQGASIEVDKKVLQPELDKFEKQTGIKVKLEVVPWSDLLNRILTATTSGQGPDVLNIGNTWSASLQATGALLPWDEANFAKIGGRNRFVDSALGSTGAQGKDPAAVPLYSMAYALYYNKQIFADAGIAQPPVTWAELVADGKKIQAKGKQVLGAEGANVSENVHHVFVFAKQHGADFFTADGKPDFTSDGAVSAVKQYVDLMAKDKAIPPGNAEYAQNQSVSDFAKGKTAMLLWQTASANLKSQGMSEDKYGIAPVPVQSGTPGTGAQVNSMVAGINLAVFKNTDNLGGATQFVKFMTGDEEQKILNKAYSTIPPVASAQSDPGFNSPANAVLKDTLAKSAAALPQVADESQFETVIGTAVKELFADAAAGRAVTAESVKAKLAKAQQQMPTK is encoded by the coding sequence ATGCGCACCATACGAGCCGCGGCCACAGGCGCCGTCGTCATGTCACTCGCCCTCGCGGCCACGGCCTGCGGAGGCGGCACCTCGACGGACGGCGAAGGCTCCAACAAGTCGCCGAAGACCCTGACCTACTGGGCCTCGAACCAGGGCGCGAGCATCGAGGTCGACAAGAAGGTCCTCCAGCCGGAACTCGACAAGTTCGAGAAGCAGACCGGGATCAAGGTGAAGCTGGAGGTCGTCCCCTGGTCGGACCTGCTGAACCGGATCCTCACGGCGACCACATCCGGCCAGGGTCCCGACGTCCTCAACATCGGCAACACCTGGTCGGCCTCGCTCCAGGCCACAGGTGCGCTGCTGCCCTGGGACGAGGCGAACTTCGCGAAGATCGGCGGCAGAAACCGTTTCGTCGACTCCGCGCTCGGCTCGACCGGAGCGCAGGGCAAGGACCCGGCCGCGGTGCCGCTGTACTCGATGGCGTACGCCCTCTACTACAACAAGCAGATCTTCGCCGACGCCGGCATAGCTCAACCGCCCGTCACCTGGGCCGAGTTGGTGGCCGACGGGAAGAAGATCCAGGCGAAGGGCAAGCAGGTCCTGGGCGCCGAGGGCGCGAACGTCTCGGAAAACGTCCATCACGTCTTCGTCTTCGCGAAGCAGCACGGCGCCGACTTCTTCACCGCCGACGGAAAGCCCGACTTCACCTCCGACGGCGCCGTCTCTGCGGTCAAGCAGTACGTCGACCTGATGGCGAAGGACAAGGCCATCCCGCCGGGCAACGCCGAGTACGCGCAGAACCAGTCGGTGAGCGACTTCGCCAAGGGGAAGACCGCGATGCTGCTGTGGCAGACCGCGTCCGCCAACCTCAAGTCCCAGGGCATGAGCGAGGACAAGTACGGCATCGCCCCGGTGCCCGTGCAATCCGGCACCCCCGGTACCGGCGCCCAGGTCAACTCGATGGTCGCGGGCATCAACCTGGCGGTCTTCAAGAACACCGACAACCTCGGCGGCGCCACCCAGTTCGTGAAGTTCATGACCGGCGACGAGGAGCAGAAGATCCTCAACAAGGCCTACAGCACCATCCCGCCCGTCGCCTCCGCCCAGTCGGACCCCGGGTTCAACTCCCCGGCGAACGCCGTTCTGAAGGACACGCTCGCCAAGAGCGCCGCCGCGCTCCCGCAGGTCGCCGACGAGTCCCAGTTCGAGACAGTGATCGGTACGGCCGTCAAGGAACTGTTCGCCGACGCGGCCGCCGGCCGTGCGGTGACCGCCGAGTCGGTGAAGGCCAAGCTCGCCAAGGCTCAGCAGCAGATGCCGACGAAGTGA
- a CDS encoding cytochrome P450, with product MDRPTAPVPPPGCPAHQAGGRVPLYGTEFAADPQAYYTYLRHFGPTAPVELAPGVEATLITDYAVALQLLQDSGAFRKDARRWRDLNEGRVPPDSPVAPLLSYRPNAMFSDGAEHLRLRQAITDSMARVDTRKLSRTTEQVSNYLISQFGPRGSADLLGDYAKQLPLFVFNELFGCTADIGDRVVFGITGMFDGVNAEQAVGVMFGAIGELVALKRAKPGDDVPSWLIEHPAKLTDEELVHQIALLLVAGNEPLRNLIGNTLHRLLTHDTYAHQGGLIDEAIDDTLWENPPMQNLAPHYPAGDMEFAGQKVHAGDLLLVSFAAANTGPALTAARQAGSNRAHLAWSAGPHACPSKEPARQITVTAIENLLNKLPDVELAVPTESLTWRPGPFNRGLTVLPAKFTPVQIAHRSAPTRTEAPVRQAPTTTGGRGERAGVWSQFLNWLTR from the coding sequence ATGGACCGACCCACCGCACCCGTGCCCCCGCCCGGGTGCCCGGCGCACCAGGCCGGCGGCAGAGTGCCTCTGTACGGCACGGAGTTCGCCGCCGACCCGCAGGCCTACTACACCTACCTGCGTCACTTCGGGCCGACCGCGCCGGTCGAACTCGCTCCTGGAGTCGAGGCGACCCTCATCACGGATTACGCCGTCGCACTCCAACTGCTTCAGGACTCCGGGGCGTTCCGCAAGGACGCGCGCCGCTGGCGCGACCTGAACGAAGGGCGGGTGCCCCCGGACAGCCCGGTCGCGCCCCTGCTGTCGTACCGGCCCAACGCCATGTTCAGCGACGGCGCGGAGCACCTGAGGCTCCGTCAGGCGATCACGGACAGCATGGCGCGCGTCGACACGCGCAAGCTGAGCCGGACCACCGAGCAGGTCTCCAACTACCTGATATCGCAGTTCGGTCCGCGTGGCTCGGCCGACCTCCTCGGCGACTACGCCAAGCAGCTGCCGCTGTTCGTGTTCAACGAACTCTTCGGCTGCACCGCCGACATCGGTGACCGCGTCGTGTTCGGCATCACCGGCATGTTCGACGGTGTGAACGCCGAGCAGGCGGTCGGGGTCATGTTCGGCGCGATCGGCGAGCTGGTGGCTCTCAAGCGGGCCAAGCCGGGCGACGACGTCCCCTCCTGGCTGATCGAACACCCGGCCAAGCTCACCGACGAGGAGTTGGTCCACCAGATCGCTCTTCTGCTCGTGGCCGGCAACGAGCCGCTGCGCAACCTCATAGGCAACACCCTGCACCGGCTGCTCACCCACGACACGTACGCCCACCAGGGTGGTCTGATCGACGAGGCGATCGACGACACGCTGTGGGAGAACCCGCCGATGCAGAATCTCGCACCGCACTACCCCGCGGGGGACATGGAGTTCGCCGGCCAGAAGGTGCACGCCGGCGACCTGCTGCTGGTCAGCTTCGCCGCGGCCAACACCGGCCCGGCACTGACGGCGGCCCGGCAGGCGGGCAGCAACCGCGCCCATCTGGCGTGGAGCGCGGGCCCGCACGCCTGCCCGTCCAAGGAGCCGGCCCGGCAGATCACCGTGACGGCCATCGAGAACCTGCTCAACAAGCTTCCGGACGTCGAACTCGCCGTCCCGACGGAGAGCCTGACCTGGCGGCCGGGCCCCTTCAACCGCGGACTCACCGTGCTGCCCGCCAAATTCACGCCGGTGCAGATCGCGCACAGGTCCGCCCCGACGCGCACCGAGGCACCCGTGCGTCAGGCACCGACCACGACGGGTGGCAGGGGTGAACGCGCGGGTGTGTGGAGCCAGTTCCTCAACTGGCTGACGAGGTGA
- the fusA gene encoding elongation factor G has protein sequence MRNHLDRQLSAVRNLGILAHVDAGKTTVTERILYATGTTHKRGEVHEGTTVTDFDPQERDRGITIFAAAVSCDWDGHHINLIDTPGHVDFADEVERSLRVLDGAVAVFDAVAGVEPQSESVWRQADRHGVPRIAFVNKLDRVGADLDTAVASIRERLHPVPLVVHLPIGTEDGFTGVVDLLRMRALTWSDGAETAVEDDVPEDLREEALRRRRLLEEAVAERHPAALEEFCDRETLSAETLSGALRDLTRTGDGVVVLCGSAYRNRGIEPLLDAVVAYLPSPLDVPPVCGVPGGGDGMRNAESGMREGVDGMPQTGERRAADPAAPFAALAFKVVATPTGRLTYLRVYSGTIRKGDAVWESGARRTERIGRILRVQADRHAQLERAVAGDIVAVIGLKSARAGSTLSAPGAPVVLEPPGVTDPVVSVAVEARTSADADRLASALARLAEEDPSLVVRTDPETGQTVLSGMGELHLEVAVEKIRRSLGLEVTVGRPRVTYRETVARGVSGLVFRHVKQDGGAGQFAQIVLDVEPLRADETGGAAETGFAFRSTVVGGRVPQEYVRAVEAGCRDALAEGPVGGHPVTGLRVTLTDGATHVKDSSETAFRTAGRFGLREALRGCAMVVLEPVVEVTVTVPEDAVGGVLGDLAARRGRVTDSTVRGGSAVVTATVPLAELFGYATRLRSRTQGRGTFSARPTGYAPAPSSAPAPATAR, from the coding sequence GTGCGCAACCACCTCGACCGTCAGCTCTCCGCCGTGCGCAACCTGGGCATACTCGCCCACGTCGACGCCGGCAAGACCACCGTCACGGAGCGGATCCTGTACGCCACCGGGACCACGCACAAGCGCGGCGAGGTCCACGAGGGCACGACCGTCACCGACTTCGACCCCCAGGAGCGCGACCGTGGCATCACCATCTTCGCCGCGGCCGTCAGCTGCGACTGGGACGGTCACCACATCAACCTGATCGACACCCCGGGCCACGTCGACTTCGCCGACGAGGTGGAACGATCCCTGCGGGTGCTCGACGGTGCGGTGGCGGTGTTCGACGCCGTGGCGGGCGTGGAACCGCAGAGCGAGTCCGTGTGGCGCCAGGCCGACCGGCACGGTGTACCGAGGATCGCGTTCGTCAACAAGCTGGACCGGGTGGGGGCCGACCTCGACACCGCGGTGGCGTCGATCCGGGAACGGCTCCATCCGGTCCCGCTGGTCGTGCACCTGCCGATCGGCACGGAGGACGGCTTCACCGGCGTCGTCGACCTGCTGCGCATGCGGGCGCTGACCTGGAGCGACGGCGCCGAGACGGCCGTCGAGGACGACGTGCCGGAGGATCTTCGCGAGGAAGCGCTGCGCAGGCGTCGGCTGCTGGAGGAGGCCGTGGCGGAGCGGCACCCGGCCGCCCTGGAGGAGTTCTGCGACCGGGAGACGCTCTCCGCCGAGACCCTCTCCGGTGCGCTGCGCGACCTGACCCGCACGGGCGACGGAGTGGTCGTGCTGTGCGGCTCGGCCTACCGCAACCGCGGGATCGAACCGCTGCTCGACGCCGTCGTCGCCTATCTGCCGTCGCCGTTGGACGTGCCGCCTGTATGCGGTGTGCCTGGCGGTGGCGACGGTATGCGAAATGCCGAGAGCGGTATGCGCGAGGGCGTCGACGGTATGCCGCAGACCGGCGAGCGACGGGCCGCCGACCCCGCCGCACCGTTCGCGGCGCTCGCGTTCAAGGTCGTCGCGACCCCCACGGGCCGGCTCACCTATCTGCGGGTGTACTCGGGCACGATCCGGAAGGGAGACGCGGTATGGGAGTCGGGCGCACGGCGCACCGAGCGGATCGGCCGGATCCTGCGGGTGCAGGCCGACCGGCATGCCCAGCTGGAACGCGCGGTCGCCGGGGACATCGTGGCCGTGATCGGGCTGAAGTCGGCCCGTGCGGGATCGACGCTGAGCGCGCCGGGTGCGCCGGTCGTCCTGGAACCGCCCGGGGTCACCGATCCGGTCGTCTCCGTGGCGGTCGAGGCGCGCACGAGCGCCGACGCCGACCGGCTGGCTTCCGCTCTTGCCCGGCTGGCCGAGGAGGACCCCTCGCTGGTCGTCCGGACCGATCCGGAGACCGGGCAGACCGTGCTGTCGGGCATGGGTGAACTGCACCTGGAGGTGGCGGTGGAGAAGATCCGCCGCAGCCTCGGCCTGGAGGTCACCGTGGGGCGTCCGAGGGTGACGTATCGCGAGACGGTCGCCCGCGGCGTGTCCGGTCTGGTCTTCCGGCATGTCAAGCAGGACGGGGGCGCCGGGCAGTTCGCGCAGATCGTGCTCGATGTCGAGCCGCTCCGCGCCGATGAGACGGGAGGTGCGGCAGAAACCGGTTTCGCGTTCCGATCGACCGTGGTCGGTGGACGGGTGCCGCAGGAGTACGTCCGCGCGGTCGAGGCAGGCTGCCGGGACGCCCTCGCCGAGGGTCCGGTGGGCGGACACCCGGTCACCGGGCTGCGGGTCACCCTGACCGACGGGGCGACCCATGTGAAGGACTCCTCCGAAACGGCCTTCCGGACGGCCGGCCGGTTCGGGCTCCGGGAAGCCCTGCGCGGCTGTGCGATGGTCGTGCTGGAACCGGTTGTCGAGGTCACGGTCACCGTTCCCGAGGACGCCGTCGGCGGGGTCCTCGGCGATCTGGCCGCACGGCGCGGGCGGGTCACCGACTCCACTGTGCGCGGCGGTTCGGCGGTCGTCACCGCCACCGTGCCGCTGGCCGAACTGTTCGGCTACGCGACCCGGCTGCGCAGCCGCACCCAGGGCCGGGGCACCTTCTCGGCCCGGCCGACGGGGTACGCCCCGGCGCCCTCCTCGGCGCCCGCGCCGGCGACGGCACGGTAG
- a CDS encoding GTP-binding protein, with protein sequence MVSGPSLDEQAYVRDGATQTAVKILVVGHFAVGKTTFIGAISEIEPLTTEETMTRAAESVDDLKGVQGKTTTTVAMDFGRLTISDRVVLYLFGTPGQQRFVQMWEDMARGALGALVLVDPERLADSFAVIDLIEQYGLDYAIAVNHFDGTPLRDEMALRDALDLLDDTPVVTCDARDERSSADALITLVRHLQDRAH encoded by the coding sequence ATGGTCTCAGGGCCAAGTTTGGATGAGCAGGCCTACGTCCGCGACGGGGCCACCCAGACGGCGGTCAAGATCCTCGTCGTGGGTCACTTCGCGGTCGGCAAGACCACGTTCATCGGGGCGATCTCCGAGATCGAGCCGCTGACCACCGAGGAGACGATGACGCGGGCAGCCGAGTCGGTCGACGACCTCAAGGGGGTCCAGGGCAAGACCACCACCACGGTCGCCATGGACTTCGGACGTCTGACCATCAGCGACCGTGTCGTGCTGTACCTGTTCGGAACGCCGGGGCAGCAGCGCTTCGTCCAGATGTGGGAGGACATGGCGCGCGGCGCCCTCGGCGCGCTGGTGCTCGTGGACCCCGAGCGGCTCGCGGACTCCTTCGCCGTCATCGACCTGATCGAGCAGTACGGACTCGACTACGCCATCGCCGTCAACCACTTCGACGGCACCCCCCTGCGGGACGAGATGGCTCTGCGCGACGCACTGGACCTGCTCGACGACACCCCCGTCGTCACCTGCGACGCGCGAGACGAGCGGTCGTCGGCCGATGCGCTGATCACCCTCGTCCGCCACCTCCAGGACCGTGCACACTAG
- a CDS encoding tryptophan dimethylallyltransferase family protein, whose protein sequence is MTATGAEAPGTAGRETLGGHAARQLLRLAEVAGLSGADSTLYARTLVEALGPVAQRSLDLPPPGHSFLSDDHTPVEFSLSCEPGAAPTLRVLLEPGAGAADLAEDGRTGLAVVREMGRRWGFATDRLDDLADLFFPSAPEGPLALWCALELRPGGVPKVKVYLNPAASGEKRAAKTVRKALKRLGHREAFDALPEGDRHVFFALDLGDWTEPRVKVYLAHHDLSAAQACTLSRMDGGPGRAEVEEFFRIVAGSGPGADADGLRGGVGAGAVQGAGKGAGGGGEPRLARRPVQTCHALTDTGTGVPSGFTLYIPVRDYARHDGEALDRATALLGHYGIDPAPVLRAAAAVTSRRPEDGVGLVAYLGLAHQQGRPPRILTYLSSEAYEVRPPTAAVPAAALSTPAPPTVSLSAAAVTGRQPSARPMDQHRPRTAGTRTAASVEHRTS, encoded by the coding sequence ATGACCGCCACCGGTGCCGAGGCTCCGGGCACTGCGGGCCGGGAGACCCTCGGCGGTCACGCGGCCCGTCAGCTGCTGCGACTGGCCGAGGTCGCGGGCCTGTCCGGAGCCGACTCCACGCTCTACGCGCGGACCCTCGTCGAGGCGTTGGGGCCCGTGGCGCAGCGGTCCCTGGATCTGCCGCCGCCCGGCCACAGCTTTCTCTCCGACGACCACACCCCGGTGGAGTTCTCCCTCTCCTGCGAACCGGGGGCCGCACCGACCCTGCGGGTCCTGCTGGAGCCGGGCGCCGGCGCCGCCGACCTGGCCGAGGACGGCCGCACCGGCCTCGCCGTGGTGCGCGAGATGGGGCGGCGCTGGGGCTTCGCCACCGATCGGCTCGACGACCTGGCGGACCTCTTCTTCCCGTCCGCACCCGAAGGCCCCTTGGCGCTGTGGTGCGCGCTGGAGCTGCGTCCCGGTGGCGTCCCCAAGGTCAAGGTCTATCTGAATCCCGCGGCATCCGGCGAGAAGCGTGCCGCCAAGACCGTACGGAAGGCGCTGAAGCGACTGGGGCACCGGGAGGCGTTCGACGCGCTCCCCGAAGGGGACCGTCACGTGTTCTTCGCCCTGGACCTGGGCGACTGGACGGAGCCGCGGGTCAAGGTCTACCTCGCGCATCACGACCTTTCGGCCGCGCAGGCGTGCACCCTGTCCCGCATGGACGGCGGCCCCGGCCGTGCGGAGGTCGAGGAGTTCTTCCGTATCGTGGCCGGGTCCGGGCCCGGCGCCGATGCCGACGGCCTCCGAGGGGGAGTGGGCGCCGGAGCCGTACAGGGAGCCGGGAAGGGGGCCGGGGGAGGAGGGGAGCCGCGGCTCGCGCGCCGGCCCGTCCAGACCTGCCACGCCCTGACCGACACGGGGACCGGTGTGCCGAGCGGGTTCACCCTCTACATCCCGGTGCGGGACTACGCCCGGCACGACGGCGAGGCCCTGGACCGGGCGACGGCGCTGCTCGGTCACTACGGCATCGACCCCGCACCGGTGCTGCGCGCCGCCGCCGCCGTCACCTCGCGGCGGCCGGAGGACGGTGTGGGGCTGGTCGCCTATCTGGGCCTGGCCCATCAGCAGGGCCGTCCGCCGCGGATCCTCACCTACCTCTCCTCGGAGGCGTACGAGGTGCGGCCGCCGACGGCCGCCGTGCCCGCCGCTGCCCTGTCCACCCCGGCGCCGCCCACCGTCTCCCTGTCGGCCGCGGCGGTGACCGGGCGACAGCCGTCCGCACGACCGATGGACCAGCACCGTCCGCGGACCGCCGGGACCCGTACGGCGGCTTCGGTGGAACATCGGACTTCATGA